Genomic DNA from Gemmatimonadota bacterium:
CGTGGTAAGATGATTTCTCAGCGGAACATCCAGATCGGCATCGGCGCAGGCGCTCGTGGCGCAGATCAACGCCACATTTAAGCCCCCCCCCGCAGGCGCCACGAGCGTGACCGTGGCGTTGTCCGTGATGGCTGCTGCGTTCACCGTGCCGGTGACGGTGGCCGTGCCGGTGGTCGTCCCGGCGGTCAGCTGGTCCGTGTAGGTACCGTCGCCATTGTCGGTGACCCCGCTCAACGTCCCCAGGGTGGTCGCCAGAATGACCGCGTCGCCACCCGTGGTGAGGTTGTTGCCGTTGGCATCCTTGAGCTGGACGGTGATGGTGGAGATCGAGGCGCCGTCGGCGGAGATGGAGGTCGGTGACGCCGTGATGGTCGAGAGCGCCGCCGAGGCCACCTCCTGTTCGGCGCCCACAGTGTAGAAACCGGCGGGAGAGTCTTGGTTGTGGTACTCTGTGTGCAGCCAGGATACGGAACGCGGAGTATCGGACATATGCGCCTCGTCGATCACGCCCGTAAAGAACCGGTTGTCACCAATTGCGCGCCGGGCGAGGACGAGGGCCTTGCTTGAGGTCGTCAGGATGTTCCCGGTTCGATTGGCGGTAGCATCTTGGGTGCCGTTCAAGTACAGCCTGAGCGTGGATCCGTTATAGATGCCAGCCATGTAATACCACACGTTCTGGCTCAGAACCGTTGGTCCAGTGAGATAAGTGGCACCAGCACCATCATCGGTTTTCACCCTCGTATTACCGTTGTCCTCGGCTTGAACGCCCAAGTGTATCTCGTAGGCGCCGGTGCCTTTGATTATGATGCCGGCGTCGTCGTTCTGATCTGCAGTCGACTTAACCCACGCGGTGAGAGTGAATGCGGTTCCTGTGAGGTTTAGACTCGGGCTGTCTTCCGCTTGAATCCAGTCGTTCGATCCGTCGAAGTCGATGCCCTTTCCGATCTTGGCATCCACCCGGTCGCCCGAGGTCATCGTACCGTTGGAGGTTCCGTCGTTGTTGTTGGAAGTGGCGTCCTGCATCTGGGGAGCCGATCCGGACGGGTCCTCGTTCAGGTGCCAGATGCCTTTGTAGTTCGAGTCCCAGACGCCGGT
This window encodes:
- a CDS encoding DUF2341 domain-containing protein yields the protein MSLALLLGVGILAPLQAQFSNGYTYRREIDIVDAQVVTGPHTNFPVLISVTLADLKTVANGGNVRNANGYDIIFTSDGAGNTQLAHEIETYTASTGEIIMWVRVPSLASNTKIYLFYDNASISTFQGNVTSNGVTGVWDSNYKGIWHLNEDPSGSAPQMQDATSNNNDGTSNGTMTSGDRVDAKIGKGIDFDGSNDWIQAEDSPSLNLTGTAFTLTAWVKSTADQNDDAGIIIKGTGAYEIHLGVQAEDNGNTRVKTDDGAGATYLTGPTVLSQNVWYYMAGIYNGSTLRLYLNGTQDATANRTGNILTTSSKALVLARRAIGDNRFFTGVIDEAHMSDTPRSVSWLHTEYHNQDSPAGFYTVGAEQEVASAALSTITASPTSISADGASISTITVQLKDANGNNLTTGGDAVILATTLGTLSGVTDNGDGTYTDQLTAGTTTGTATVTGTVNAAAITDNATVTLVAPAGGGLNVALICATSACADADLDVPLRNHLTT